In Nitrospirota bacterium, a single window of DNA contains:
- a CDS encoding branched-chain amino acid ABC transporter permease: MFFQQIINGLTLGSVYALIALGYTMVYGILELINFAHGEIYMLGAYLGIIILGFFTAIGLTAYSMPLTLVLTFILTVFFCASYGFTMEKVAYKPLRRAPKLSPLISAIGVSIFLQNYVMITQGATDKVFPSVLGNAGFTVAATQVSYMQAAIISISGLIMLLLHAFISRTKTGKAMRAVAQDKNMAALVGINTDNIISITFIIGSGLAAVAGMMVSVYYGLVNYSIGYSAGIKAFTAAVLGGIGNIPGAMFGGILLGLIESLGAAYISSEYKDAYAFIILIIILLVKPAGLLGKASEEKI; encoded by the coding sequence GTGTTCTTTCAGCAGATCATTAATGGCCTGACGCTTGGCAGTGTTTATGCCCTCATTGCCCTTGGATATACCATGGTCTATGGCATCCTTGAACTGATCAATTTTGCGCATGGCGAGATCTATATGCTCGGCGCCTACCTCGGCATCATCATCCTCGGCTTTTTTACCGCGATCGGCTTGACCGCATACAGCATGCCCTTGACACTCGTGCTCACCTTCATACTCACAGTCTTCTTCTGTGCATCCTACGGTTTTACCATGGAGAAAGTGGCATATAAGCCTCTCAGGCGGGCCCCGAAGCTCAGCCCGCTGATCAGCGCAATCGGCGTTTCGATCTTCCTTCAGAACTACGTAATGATCACCCAGGGCGCCACAGATAAGGTATTCCCTTCAGTCCTGGGTAATGCAGGCTTCACCGTTGCAGCGACTCAGGTCAGTTATATGCAGGCTGCCATAATCAGTATCTCCGGTCTGATCATGCTGCTCCTTCACGCCTTTATCAGCAGGACAAAGACCGGCAAGGCAATGCGTGCTGTTGCCCAGGACAAGAACATGGCAGCTCTCGTCGGTATCAATACAGACAACATCATATCGATCACGTTCATCATCGGTTCAGGTCTGGCAGCCGTGGCAGGCATGATGGTTTCCGTTTACTACGGACTGGTGAACTATTCGATCGGTTATTCTGCCGGCATCAAGGCCTTCACTGCAGCTGTTTTAGGCGGTATCGGCAATATTCCGGGCGCCATGTTCGGCGGGATCCTTCTTGGCCTGATCGAGAGTCTCGGCGCAGCCTATATTTCGAGCGAGTACAAAGATGCCTATGCCTTCATCATCCTGATCATTATCCTTCTGGTCAAGCCTGCAGGGCTTCTCGGAAAGGCATCTGAAGAGAAGATATGA
- a CDS encoding LL-diaminopimelate aminotransferase, translating into MTVELASRVKNLPPYLFATIDKMKQEARAKGVDLIDLSIGDPDIPTPKHIVDAMKKAVENPEHHRYPSYEGMLSFRQAVAAWYKSRFNVDLDAKTEVLSLIGSKEGIGHIPLAFVEPGDVVLVPSPGYPVYPVGTLFAGGESYMMPLVEKNNFLPDLKSIPVDILKRTRLMYINYPNNPTSACAPKSFYEEVIELAGNNNIIVCHDAAYSEIYYDNEKPMSFMEVDGAKEVGIEMHSLSKTYNMTGWRIGFAVGHKDVIAGLGKIKSNLDSGVFQAVQEASIAALETDDSILAEIRGTYQERRDVLYAGLKDFGMEVIKPKASFYLWTKVPAGYDSSSFVAHLLDKAGVLGTPGNGFGAPGEGYIRFALTVPSVRMKEAVERIGKAL; encoded by the coding sequence ATTACTGTTGAGCTTGCATCACGAGTGAAAAATCTCCCCCCCTATCTTTTTGCGACCATAGACAAGATGAAGCAGGAGGCAAGGGCTAAGGGTGTTGACCTTATAGATCTCAGCATCGGCGACCCTGACATCCCTACACCAAAGCATATTGTGGATGCCATGAAGAAAGCGGTCGAGAATCCTGAACATCACCGGTATCCTTCATACGAAGGGATGCTCTCCTTTCGCCAGGCTGTTGCTGCATGGTACAAAAGCCGCTTCAATGTTGACCTCGATGCAAAAACAGAAGTGCTCTCCCTGATCGGATCAAAGGAGGGTATCGGTCATATTCCTCTTGCCTTTGTGGAGCCGGGGGATGTGGTGCTTGTCCCGTCGCCGGGCTATCCGGTGTACCCTGTCGGGACCCTTTTTGCCGGCGGGGAAAGCTATATGATGCCCCTTGTCGAAAAGAACAATTTTCTGCCTGATCTCAAATCAATTCCCGTGGATATCCTTAAAAGGACTCGGCTGATGTACATCAACTACCCGAATAACCCGACCTCTGCCTGTGCGCCGAAGTCGTTCTATGAAGAGGTGATCGAACTTGCCGGCAACAATAACATCATTGTCTGCCATGATGCGGCATACAGCGAGATCTACTATGACAATGAAAAGCCGATGAGTTTTATGGAGGTTGACGGGGCAAAGGAAGTCGGCATTGAGATGCATTCTCTTTCGAAGACCTACAACATGACCGGTTGGAGGATTGGCTTTGCGGTCGGCCATAAGGATGTGATCGCGGGCCTTGGCAAGATCAAATCAAACCTTGATTCAGGCGTATTCCAGGCAGTGCAGGAGGCTTCCATAGCTGCACTCGAGACAGATGACAGTATCCTTGCCGAGATCAGGGGCACATATCAGGAAAGAAGAGATGTGCTTTATGCCGGTCTCAAGGACTTTGGCATGGAAGTTATCAAGCCCAAGGCATCCTTTTACCTCTGGACCAAAGTTCCTGCAGGATATGACTCCTCATCTTTTGTTGCGCACCTGCTCGACAAGGCAGGAGTGTTAGGCACGCCGGGCAACGGCTTCGGCGCTCCCGGGGAAGGCTATATCAGATTTGCGTTGACCGTCCCCTCTGTTCGCATGAAGGAAGCGGTCGAGAGGATAGGGAAGGCGCTGTAA
- the folK gene encoding 2-amino-4-hydroxy-6-hydroxymethyldihydropteridine diphosphokinase, with translation MSTVHIGIGSNLGNRQENCLEAIRRLEQHGVAVLKQSSMIETAPWGVTDQPQFINLAIEAVTDLSPEALLLLLKDIERAMGRETMEHWGPRVIDLDILFYDDRIIDSAELKIPHAHLHERDFVLIPLREIAPEKVHPLLKKKISELKIQIPKQFGK, from the coding sequence ATGTCCACGGTCCATATCGGCATAGGCTCCAATCTCGGCAATAGACAGGAAAACTGCCTTGAGGCGATCAGACGGCTTGAGCAGCACGGCGTCGCTGTTTTGAAGCAGTCATCTATGATCGAGACTGCGCCCTGGGGAGTGACTGACCAGCCGCAGTTCATTAATCTTGCGATCGAAGCGGTGACTGACCTCAGCCCTGAAGCACTTCTCCTGCTTTTGAAAGATATTGAAAGAGCGATGGGCAGAGAGACAATGGAGCACTGGGGTCCGCGCGTTATTGACCTTGATATCCTCTTTTATGACGACAGGATCATTGACTCGGCTGAGCTGAAAATTCCTCATGCCCATCTGCATGAAAGAGATTTCGTGCTGATACCTCTTAGGGAGATCGCACCCGAAAAAGTTCATCCTCTCCTGAAAAAAAAGATCTCAGAACTGAAGATACAGATACCAAAGCAATTCGGCAAATAG
- a CDS encoding ABC transporter ATP-binding protein has product MLRLENIHAGYGPVKALKGIDMEVNRGEIVSLIGSNGAGKSTCLMTISGILKSRSGTILLGDTDIAGLPPHRIVQMGVSQVPEGRRIFPRLTVFENLQMGAFLGRGDFRASLEKICRLFPILDERKDQPGGTLSGGEQQMLAIGRALMSNPDILLLDEPSLGLAPIMVSKIFKTIQEISSEGITILLVEQNARAALKLSHRGYVLENGSITLAGKSSDLLVNEKVQHAYLGE; this is encoded by the coding sequence ATGCTGAGACTTGAAAATATCCATGCCGGATATGGGCCGGTCAAAGCGCTCAAGGGTATTGATATGGAAGTCAACCGGGGAGAGATCGTTTCACTTATCGGGAGCAATGGCGCCGGAAAATCCACCTGCCTCATGACCATATCGGGCATTCTCAAATCCAGGTCCGGCACTATCCTGCTGGGAGATACGGACATTGCAGGACTGCCGCCTCACAGGATCGTTCAGATGGGCGTCAGTCAGGTGCCTGAGGGCAGGAGGATATTTCCCCGGCTGACCGTTTTCGAAAATCTCCAGATGGGCGCATTCCTCGGCCGGGGAGATTTCAGAGCATCCCTTGAAAAGATCTGCCGGCTCTTTCCGATCCTCGATGAACGTAAGGATCAGCCCGGCGGCACCCTGAGCGGAGGAGAACAGCAGATGCTTGCTATCGGAAGGGCGCTCATGTCAAATCCTGACATCCTCCTGCTTGACGAGCCCTCGCTCGGTCTCGCACCGATCATGGTGAGCAAGATCTTCAAGACCATACAGGAGATCAGCAGCGAAGGAATAACGATCCTTCTTGTTGAGCAAAATGCCAGGGCAGCGCTCAAGCTCTCGCACAGAGGCTATGTTCTTGAGAACGGCAGCATCACCCTTGCAGGCAAAAGCTCAGACCTGCTCGTCAATGAAAAAGTGCAGCATGCATATCTGGGAGAGTAA
- a CDS encoding branched-chain amino acid ABC transporter permease: MNNAFIKTLLRAGGISLWSALLFLPFKGLQAAGVLCILMFLALLVVTMASRLSDPFSRAAEIVRKNVAGLMPGDPRYLLLLILPALTVPFFSRNYVLDVAVLAGIYMILALALNVVVGFTGLLNLGFVAYYAIGAYSFALLNTRLGLGFWSALPLSVVITTAAGFLFAAPALRLKGDYLALVTLGFGEIVRITLNNWDSFTKGPNGISGIAAPFFFGTSLAPLSSFYYLVLFFVVLSVIVIRRVHASKIGRAWIALREDEIAASAMGIRITRYKLYSVSFGAFWAGLAGCLFAAKMQFISPESFTFMESVLILSMVILGGLGSIAGVIVGAVILVALPEALRDIQMYRMLALGAGVVLLMIFRPQGLFGGHSAPRS, translated from the coding sequence ATGAACAATGCCTTCATAAAGACACTGCTCAGGGCAGGCGGCATAAGCCTCTGGTCAGCCCTGCTTTTCCTGCCTTTCAAGGGTCTTCAGGCCGCAGGCGTACTATGCATCCTTATGTTTCTTGCCCTCCTGGTCGTGACCATGGCATCCAGGCTGTCAGACCCTTTTTCCCGGGCAGCAGAAATTGTCCGGAAGAATGTTGCGGGGCTCATGCCCGGAGATCCACGCTATCTTCTGCTTCTGATCCTTCCGGCACTGACCGTGCCGTTCTTCTCCCGGAACTACGTCCTTGATGTTGCGGTCCTCGCGGGCATTTATATGATCCTTGCCTTGGCACTCAATGTCGTCGTCGGCTTCACCGGCCTTCTGAATCTCGGGTTCGTGGCATACTATGCGATCGGCGCATACAGTTTCGCGCTGCTGAATACCAGGCTCGGCCTCGGCTTCTGGTCAGCACTGCCCCTGTCCGTGGTGATCACTACGGCAGCCGGTTTTTTATTTGCCGCGCCTGCGCTCAGACTGAAGGGGGACTACCTTGCGCTGGTTACACTCGGCTTTGGTGAGATCGTGCGGATAACGCTCAACAACTGGGACAGCTTCACCAAAGGGCCGAACGGTATCAGCGGCATTGCAGCACCTTTTTTCTTCGGTACGTCCCTTGCGCCGCTTTCATCCTTTTACTATCTTGTCCTCTTCTTTGTTGTCCTTTCGGTCATTGTCATCAGAAGAGTCCACGCCTCAAAAATAGGCAGGGCCTGGATCGCCTTGCGCGAGGATGAGATCGCAGCATCTGCCATGGGCATCAGGATTACACGGTATAAGCTTTATTCTGTTTCCTTCGGTGCGTTCTGGGCAGGTCTTGCAGGCTGTCTTTTTGCAGCAAAGATGCAGTTCATCTCACCTGAAAGCTTCACTTTCATGGAGTCAGTGCTGATCCTGAGCATGGTCATTCTCGGCGGGCTTGGGAGCATTGCAGGCGTCATCGTCGGCGCAGTCATCCTTGTTGCTCTTCCCGAGGCGCTGAGAGATATCCAGATGTACCGCATGCTCGCTCTCGGTGCCGGTGTTGTGCTCCTGATGATCTTCAGACCTCAGGGGCTTTTCGGAGGACACAGTGCTCCTCGAAGTTAG
- a CDS encoding ABC transporter ATP-binding protein, protein MLLEVRAVSKRFGGIRAVEDVTFSVKQGMILSIIGPNGAGKTTLFNCLTGFMRPTKGSIIFSDNTISNLSADRISRLGISRTFQNIRLFKAMSVIENVMVAQHAKIRSGLLPIIAHAPSFLHEEASVRQTAFEYLAFLGLEAFADQAAGNLPYGAQRRLEIARAMASEPQLILLDEPTAGMNPLETDEMMATIRKMQEMGKTIILIEHDMKFVMGISDRIIVLDHGVKIAEGSPHEVKNNPLVIEAYLGKELH, encoded by the coding sequence GTGCTCCTCGAAGTTAGGGCAGTCTCGAAACGCTTCGGCGGCATCAGGGCCGTTGAAGATGTCACTTTTTCCGTTAAACAGGGCATGATCCTGAGTATTATCGGCCCGAACGGCGCGGGCAAGACCACACTTTTCAACTGTCTGACCGGGTTCATGAGGCCGACCAAAGGGAGCATCATCTTTTCGGACAATACTATTTCAAACCTTTCAGCGGACAGGATCAGCCGTCTCGGCATCTCCCGCACGTTTCAGAACATCAGGCTTTTTAAGGCCATGTCCGTGATCGAGAACGTCATGGTGGCGCAGCATGCAAAGATAAGATCAGGCCTGCTGCCGATCATTGCGCATGCGCCGTCGTTTCTTCATGAAGAAGCATCCGTTCGCCAGACAGCCTTTGAATATCTTGCGTTTCTCGGCCTTGAAGCATTCGCTGATCAGGCAGCAGGAAACCTTCCTTACGGGGCGCAGCGCCGGCTGGAGATAGCCCGGGCAATGGCGTCAGAACCTCAGCTCATTCTTCTGGACGAGCCGACAGCAGGCATGAACCCCCTCGAAACTGATGAGATGATGGCAACGATCAGGAAGATGCAGGAGATGGGCAAAACGATCATTCTCATCGAGCATGATATGAAGTTTGTGATGGGCATATCGGACAGGATCATCGTGCTGGACCACGGGGTAAAGATCGCAGAAGGCAGCCCGCATGAAGTAAAGAATAACCCCCTGGTCATCGAGGCATATCTCGGCAAGGAACTGCACTGA
- a CDS encoding DEAD/DEAH box helicase codes for MSDSTKAELLGLLQAFSPGDIYSVAPKQYVVRGFDYYRQGKLLEVEWTPDQSAIIATVKGTKTYQVALKASGSHLSFGCGCPAWSFHSNCKHVICSLLTIKNLLDPTAFKIINRDEFRRQGLLRELFDDQLPADDTVMNNDKTEEPAPKVRGYSLIINKGKQINEIYIRLDDRRLRQYHHTCPHELRQFVHPLPSYLYRGRLLDFEQFLRRYGNKHSIILKTESGETGIQFEDVKQYRTCTLFDAYPEHVEISKLSMHEDREIGATGISGDYIFDLDAGTFSLINDRRGWQFWNEANDILHTSDAYEGAPDYDNTSFPLPVGMFRMSQLIFSSSEGDVPLGLILKTEGRPAKVLKSVPSYRMMISQVPEADLFTLRAECIIESMPASPTFKLFRMLTSTRSGFSSKLRIHKRRKVLCQAFFDMLMEEAKTGADSVIKKALANGDFRRYRIKREAREVLKAHLAIFSHDERQLLLQNNRWLSVDLNKKRELSLYRIAYEIFGWEIFKDMQQHDLMIVSAEEMSRNLPLLYERLKEQEIELYYEQKPVKTTSWDFAFDAARPSNLDWFEIRPEIRCDGKLIDEKTWQKILAGRGMSEQDGCIRILDANSQRVLSMISDFCKTDGKKKGGRREVVQVPRLRILDWIMLRNNGVRIRLPQEDEEIINRLTTFDKIDARPLPSGLKAKLRAYQKTGYTWLAFLYENRFGACLADDMGLGKTVQAISLLGGIREGRISCRGRDEQYPHLVVLPPSLLFNWENEISRFYPGLKIVFYTGKERNTSFEGFDVVLTTYGLVRRDIEKLKEIKFDVIIFDEAQAIKNIYADVTGAVRQLKGNFKLAMTGTPVENHIGEYFSIVDLAVPGLLGEYEEFRPLIRQEVSPSLNRIIMRTRPFVLRRTKEKILKELPPKTETDIYLDLTEKQKALYKRTVAQVRQTIDEAYRTKTGQQAQIIALTAILKLRQLCVSPQLLSPEIKEPSPKIVFLIESLRELVEENHSALVFSQFTSFLDVLEQDLVKHKIDFLRLDGSTQVKKRKKLIESFQNGDGPSVFLLSLKAGGQGLNLTRASYVFHLDPWWNPAVENQASDRAHRIGQKKNVTITRILMRHTIEEKMMALKKKKLELYKAVMDESGSGKKGFFVTRADFNFLLG; via the coding sequence ATGTCTGATTCGACAAAGGCTGAACTCTTAGGGCTTCTGCAGGCCTTCTCCCCGGGAGATATCTACTCGGTTGCCCCCAAGCAATATGTGGTAAGGGGCTTTGACTATTACAGGCAGGGCAAGCTGCTCGAAGTTGAATGGACACCCGACCAATCCGCGATTATAGCAACCGTAAAAGGGACAAAGACCTATCAGGTCGCGCTTAAGGCCTCAGGCAGTCATCTTTCCTTTGGCTGTGGCTGCCCGGCATGGTCCTTTCATTCCAACTGTAAACATGTCATATGCAGTTTGCTCACGATCAAGAACCTGCTCGATCCTACTGCATTCAAAATCATCAATAGAGATGAATTTCGCAGGCAAGGCCTTCTCAGGGAACTCTTCGATGACCAATTACCTGCTGATGATACTGTCATGAACAACGACAAGACTGAAGAGCCTGCCCCTAAAGTCAGAGGGTATTCCCTTATCATCAACAAAGGGAAACAGATAAACGAGATATATATCAGGCTTGATGACAGGAGATTACGGCAATACCACCATACCTGTCCCCATGAACTGAGACAGTTTGTGCATCCCCTGCCGTCGTACCTGTATAGGGGCAGGCTGCTTGATTTTGAGCAGTTTCTTCGTCGATACGGCAATAAACATTCGATCATCCTTAAAACTGAAAGCGGAGAAACAGGTATACAGTTCGAGGACGTCAAGCAGTACAGGACATGCACCTTGTTTGACGCGTACCCCGAACACGTGGAAATCAGCAAGCTCAGCATGCATGAGGACAGAGAGATCGGAGCGACAGGTATTTCCGGTGATTATATTTTTGACCTTGATGCCGGAACATTCAGTCTTATCAATGACAGGCGCGGCTGGCAGTTCTGGAATGAAGCAAACGACATTTTGCATACCTCTGACGCATACGAGGGAGCACCGGATTATGACAATACCTCTTTTCCCCTCCCGGTCGGGATGTTCCGGATGTCTCAACTCATATTTTCCTCTTCTGAAGGAGATGTACCCCTTGGCCTCATTCTGAAGACAGAAGGCAGACCTGCCAAGGTTTTGAAGTCTGTTCCCTCATACCGGATGATGATCAGCCAGGTTCCGGAAGCAGATTTATTCACCTTGCGGGCCGAATGTATCATTGAGAGTATGCCGGCATCCCCTACCTTTAAGCTCTTCAGGATGCTGACCTCCACAAGAAGCGGCTTTTCTTCTAAACTGCGCATTCATAAGAGGAGAAAGGTGCTCTGCCAGGCATTCTTCGACATGCTCATGGAAGAGGCAAAAACAGGCGCCGATAGTGTCATTAAGAAGGCTTTGGCCAATGGGGACTTTCGACGTTACCGTATAAAAAGGGAGGCACGAGAAGTCCTGAAGGCGCATCTCGCCATCTTCAGCCATGACGAGCGGCAGCTGCTTCTTCAGAACAATAGATGGCTGTCCGTTGATCTGAATAAAAAGAGAGAGCTCTCCCTTTACAGAATCGCCTATGAGATATTTGGCTGGGAGATCTTCAAGGATATGCAGCAGCACGACCTTATGATCGTTTCGGCGGAAGAAATGAGCAGGAACCTGCCCCTCCTGTATGAGCGGTTAAAAGAGCAGGAGATTGAGCTTTATTATGAACAGAAGCCGGTAAAGACAACCTCATGGGATTTTGCCTTCGATGCTGCAAGACCCTCAAACCTTGACTGGTTCGAGATCAGGCCTGAGATACGGTGCGACGGAAAATTGATCGACGAGAAAACGTGGCAGAAGATACTTGCAGGCCGGGGGATGAGTGAACAGGACGGCTGCATCCGGATCCTTGATGCAAATTCCCAGAGGGTGCTGTCCATGATCTCCGACTTCTGTAAGACAGACGGGAAAAAGAAAGGAGGCCGCAGGGAAGTGGTGCAGGTGCCGCGTCTCCGTATCCTGGACTGGATCATGCTCAGGAACAACGGTGTAAGGATCAGGCTTCCCCAGGAAGATGAAGAGATCATCAACCGCCTCACCACTTTCGATAAGATTGATGCCCGTCCCCTGCCGTCAGGGCTGAAGGCAAAACTGAGGGCCTATCAGAAGACCGGATATACATGGCTTGCCTTCCTTTATGAAAACAGGTTCGGTGCCTGCCTGGCAGACGACATGGGGCTCGGAAAGACGGTTCAGGCCATAAGCCTGCTTGGAGGCATCAGGGAAGGGCGTATCAGCTGCAGGGGACGAGATGAGCAATATCCTCATCTCGTTGTATTGCCGCCAAGCCTTCTCTTTAACTGGGAGAATGAAATATCAAGGTTCTACCCCGGCCTCAAGATTGTCTTTTACACAGGCAAGGAACGGAACACCTCCTTTGAGGGCTTTGATGTTGTGCTTACCACCTATGGCCTTGTGAGGAGGGATATCGAAAAGCTCAAGGAGATCAAATTCGATGTCATTATCTTTGACGAGGCCCAGGCGATCAAGAATATATATGCCGATGTTACCGGAGCGGTGAGACAGTTAAAGGGGAATTTCAAGCTCGCCATGACCGGAACACCGGTTGAAAATCATATAGGAGAATACTTTTCGATCGTTGACCTTGCCGTCCCCGGACTGCTTGGCGAATATGAGGAATTCAGACCGCTGATCAGGCAGGAGGTTTCTCCTTCGCTCAACAGGATCATAATGCGGACGAGGCCGTTTGTGCTTAGAAGGACCAAGGAGAAGATACTGAAAGAGCTGCCGCCCAAGACAGAGACCGATATCTATCTCGATCTCACCGAAAAACAGAAGGCGCTCTATAAGAGGACCGTCGCACAGGTCAGACAGACCATTGATGAGGCTTACCGCACAAAGACCGGACAGCAGGCCCAGATCATTGCCCTGACCGCCATACTGAAGCTCAGGCAGCTCTGCGTGTCACCGCAACTCCTCTCCCCTGAGATAAAGGAGCCATCCCCGAAGATCGTATTTTTGATCGAAAGTCTCAGAGAACTTGTGGAAGAGAATCACAGCGCACTGGTCTTTTCGCAGTTCACGTCCTTTCTGGATGTTCTTGAGCAGGATCTTGTGAAACATAAGATAGATTTTTTGAGGCTCGACGGCTCGACGCAGGTGAAGAAAAGAAAAAAGCTGATCGAATCTTTCCAAAATGGAGACGGCCCGTCAGTCTTCCTCCTGAGCCTGAAGGCAGGGGGACAGGGGCTGAACCTTACCAGGGCTTCGTATGTATTTCATCTCGATCCGTGGTGGAACCCTGCTGTGGAAAACCAGGCATCTGACAGGGCTCACCGCATAGGCCAGAAGAAGAATGTCACCATCACCCGTATCCTGATGCGTCATACCATAGAGGAAAAGATGATGGCGCTCAAAAAAAAGAAGCTCGAACTCTACAAGGCGGTGATGGATGAATCAGGGTCAGGGAAGAAAGGCTTCTTCGTGACAAGGGCTGATTTTAATTTTCTGCTTGGCTAA
- a CDS encoding cyclic nucleotide-binding domain-containing protein, translated as MAKEQWETYFDAVKKEDWKTAKNILQLISKQEKHNPQTFVKIGDVCQRTGDKTEAIAAYTHAAQLLRMQGFAQKALATYKIALRLDPHNPEIIQRAEMLMDEFEAAKTAPHIPIQTSSSIEASGAVEELPLISEETVPAVVEVPETSDWLERTAVSPDTAEDKIITSDILPPDMTDMLESTSLTTEPPRPQEDLPPQVQEPATPEPGPSVEAIPFHTLGSQQAESPAPEQTEVPDESGDWLESAYEALDTKMFRPGAGKPSGEQTSRDDEAINLIYGQKPAVSNEDITEAMKELLTPLSERRERCIPEIFRDLPEEKVISFMNDLTVRKYQDKQHVIEEGDSGDSMFIIRSGRTRVVAHMLGRELELAVLGEGDIFGEVGFLTGRPRTAAVIADGAVEVHEISRLDIEKLIESNPEIIAKIEDFYETRVRDTIRKIKS; from the coding sequence ATGGCAAAAGAACAATGGGAAACATACTTCGACGCGGTCAAAAAAGAAGACTGGAAAACCGCAAAAAATATCCTTCAGCTCATCTCGAAGCAGGAAAAGCACAACCCGCAAACATTCGTAAAGATCGGTGACGTCTGCCAGCGGACAGGCGATAAAACTGAGGCGATAGCCGCATACACCCATGCAGCACAGCTCCTCCGCATGCAGGGCTTTGCCCAGAAAGCACTTGCAACGTATAAGATAGCCCTGAGGCTCGACCCCCACAATCCCGAGATCATCCAGCGTGCCGAGATGCTGATGGACGAGTTCGAGGCCGCCAAGACAGCGCCTCACATACCGATCCAGACCTCCTCATCCATAGAAGCGTCGGGGGCAGTTGAAGAATTGCCTCTCATTTCCGAGGAAACAGTACCTGCAGTCGTTGAAGTTCCCGAGACCTCCGACTGGCTCGAAAGGACTGCTGTTTCGCCGGATACGGCAGAAGACAAAATAATTACTTCTGACATACTTCCCCCGGACATGACAGACATGTTGGAAAGCACCTCACTGACAACAGAACCTCCCCGGCCACAGGAAGACCTTCCCCCGCAGGTTCAGGAGCCTGCGACCCCTGAACCGGGCCCATCTGTTGAGGCAATACCGTTTCATACGCTCGGCTCGCAGCAGGCAGAGTCGCCTGCTCCGGAGCAGACCGAAGTTCCTGACGAAAGCGGGGATTGGCTTGAGTCTGCATACGAAGCGCTGGATACAAAAATGTTCAGACCTGGGGCCGGAAAACCCTCGGGGGAACAGACTTCCCGTGATGATGAGGCCATTAATCTCATCTACGGCCAGAAGCCTGCCGTATCGAATGAGGATATCACCGAGGCCATGAAAGAGCTGCTCACGCCCCTCTCAGAACGCCGGGAGAGATGCATACCGGAGATTTTTCGGGACCTGCCTGAAGAAAAAGTCATCAGCTTCATGAATGACCTGACCGTCAGGAAATATCAGGACAAGCAGCATGTTATAGAAGAAGGCGATTCCGGTGACTCCATGTTCATTATCCGGTCCGGCAGAACACGGGTCGTCGCGCATATGCTCGGCAGGGAACTGGAGCTTGCCGTGCTCGGCGAGGGCGATATCTTCGGTGAGGTCGGCTTTCTGACCGGCAGACCACGGACCGCTGCGGTGATCGCGGACGGAGCGGTCGAGGTGCATGAGATCAGCAGGCTGGACATCGAAAAGCTGATCGAGTCAAATCCTGAGATCATTGCCAAAATCGAAGACTTTTACGAAACGCGCGTCAGGGATACTATCAGAAAAATAAAAAGCTGA
- a CDS encoding addiction module protein has product MRVIDIPQIEKLGVAEKILLIEDLWDSISAEESAIPAPQSHIKELNRRFARYKSYPGALLSLDELRIRIESRK; this is encoded by the coding sequence ATGCGAGTAATAGACATTCCACAAATTGAAAAATTGGGTGTAGCAGAAAAAATTCTTCTGATCGAGGATCTATGGGATAGTATATCTGCTGAAGAATCTGCCATCCCTGCCCCCCAGAGTCATATAAAAGAACTGAATAGAAGGTTTGCAAGGTACAAATCTTATCCGGGAGCCCTTTTATCTTTGGATGAACTTAGGATAAGAATAGAATCAAGGAAATGA
- a CDS encoding acylphosphatase, translating into MISRAHLLIFGRVQGVFYRAFAQDQAIKLGLSGWVRNMHDGRVEAVLEGEKEHIERAILACKRGPSGARVTDVAITWEDPRGEQVFEIRY; encoded by the coding sequence ATGATCTCACGCGCTCATCTTCTCATATTCGGAAGAGTTCAGGGCGTATTCTACCGTGCGTTCGCGCAGGATCAGGCAATTAAACTCGGGCTGAGCGGATGGGTCAGAAACATGCATGACGGCCGCGTTGAAGCAGTGCTTGAGGGAGAGAAAGAGCATATTGAACGGGCGATCCTTGCCTGTAAAAGAGGGCCTTCCGGAGCCCGCGTGACCGATGTTGCTATCACCTGGGAAGATCCCCGGGGAGAACAGGTATTCGAAATACGGTATTAG